CAACACTACAATAAGAGTGCGTGTTACCATATCcttatatgtgtgtttgtctcatgtgtgtgaaagcaaaaatattttgtgtgtctgtgtggtttgtCTATTTCGGTGTCATTTTATATTCTCCCAAATGCACAAACTACTGTGCTtcactttggtttttttttaattttttttattttgtgtgtaagTAAAACTGGCCTGTCTCTATTGTAGTAAAGCAtcgtgtgtctctgtgtgtgtgctatgtacagtaagtgtgtgtgtgtgtgcgtggtttTGTTCATGTGTGCCAGTGATGGAGACCGTGTCCACTCACTGTCTCTGGAGTCATGCAGTGAGTCAGGCTTGACAGGGGTGGGGTCACTCCACGAGCGGCTGAAGCTCTTGGCTCGGCGTTCGGCAAAGGCTGATGGAGTTGGGAGGGGAGGAagtcacacatgtacacacacgcaccctCTCACACTTCAAGTCATGATCAGCTTCAGATATTAGAGGTTCTGTCTTACTGATCCCGACTCTAATGGCTCTGTTACGTAACTTAACTGTTTTGAGTGTTTTGgtaattaaatcttttttaactGATGCTCATTTTTGTGACTAAATCATTAATCTGAGCAAACAAGTGATAATCTAACAAATTCTTACAGAGCAGAGCTTTTAACAGAAATTCCCAGCTTAACTGTCCCCATTGTTCCTGTTACACAAccgtggtgtgtgtgtcagcgcaTTGTAGGGGATTTGTTGGATTCTGTGTACAGCTACCACCATGATTCTTCATTTTCTCATATTTGATTAATTAATATACCCTCTtattataaacacaaacagcaaattatTGACACTCAGAAGTTTCAGtgacaaaataagagaaaaaagagaaaaaaattctaTTGAATGGAGAACGACTGTCAGTCATATTTCAAAAATTCTGCTGCCAAAAACTTTTCACGATATCAGATGTTAGGTgtcagagtgagagaaaatcAGCAAAGACACAGAGTGCACATTTTTATCACATTAAGTTTGTCAGTTAAATCAACAACAGCACAGATCTTCATGTTTGCAACACAACAGAGCAAATGTGAGTGAGTACGGGGTCACAATCAGACACAACCACTTACAGTACATACTGCACATACACTTTACTGCAAAGTGACTAATGACACACATGCAGTATGGTTACAATGACCTGTCTGATTCATGCACATCCTCTAACGCAATCTGTTCTTACACATGCACAGTACTCTTACCCTATTCGTAAAGTATGGCTATGCTCTGATAAGACACATGCAGTGCATTGAACGGGAGTGACATCagcatacataaatacacagatTAACTGAAAGACTTACTCTGGGCTTTCATCCTGCGGCTGCCCACCATCCTAAGATGTTTCCGGAAATTTCTTCAATTTTCAAGAAAGAGAGGGATGAGACAGAGATATCAGAACGACAGACATCGGGCTGTGCACTACACAATCAAACCATGACTCAAACGTTTTGGGAGCTGTGGCCCCAGGTCATCAACCTTAACAAGTGACCAAGACTGATACCAACATCCCCACtataagaaaaagaagctgtttcTTCCATCCAGCCCAGAGGAAACCTTTGCTCTTGCACAATTTGTGTTGCAGCTGCTCAGTGCTCAGTACAAAATGCTGAGCGAAAGAGTTTCTCCATTAACCTGTGCTGAGCAGAAGGTTTTAGTCAGTTTTCACCATCGGATAGAGGAAGGATTTTCACAGCTGATACAGCTTTTCAATTTTAAACTGTATTTGTGACTGGCCACATTCTCCTGGCATGTGCCAGCTACAATATAGTAGTTCACCACCTTGCTCCGGAGAAGTAACTTATGGAAATCTGAAAAAGTGGATTTGGTATCAATACTTTTTCAAACATTGCACCAAACTCTCAAGAATCCAAGCTAGTGCTTTAAATGAGTGTTTGAAGTTACTCAGATAACTTCTGTCAAACTCCTGCAAGAAGCTTGAAATCTTTCATAGGACTGATTGCTTTTGATTCATTAAAATACTTATTTGTTAGGGATCACTGAATATGTGTTTCATCATCAGTCTTGGAAATTTTGATACTGAATCTCTCAGTTGTATGACTGACTGTGATTGTTCTTACAGTCTTCTCCTCTGGCTGCAGTCttggatttattcatttatttatttatttattttcatgtaagGCAATGTATGATTCATGGTTTGCACCACTGGAGAAAAAGACCAGTTTAGAGAGAAAGTCAGGAAAGCAAACAGAAGAAAGGAGCAGAAGCGGAATACAAATTCAGCTGTAAGTGGCAGCAAGTGGAGCCACATAGAGTCTAAAACACAGGTTTTTATTATACATCATGATTTGGAATGTAAGTTTGCCTTGCACTCATTGAAATGTTTGTAAATCCTTAGGTGAGGCTATGAGACTAAGAGCTCCTTGCAGCAGAGAAACTCGTGCAGCGTGTACATTGGATAAAGATAACCTTTTTcgtttttcctctgtcttttgctCGTCTCACAGCTGTATCATAGTGAAATCACAGAGTAACATATGACATTAATTCAGTTGCAAATTTTCACGTACAGTGTTGGATTCTGAAAGTTAAGCGAATCCAATTAATTTGCCAAGTATCTCGAAAACTGAATGATTTAGCTCTTTTACACCCTCTCATTTTTCCTTGGGTACACAGCTGAATATTTACAGTGTGAAGCCAACCAGTGGTAAACCTTGTTTCACTGAGCCATTTAAGTTTCAGCCATGTGTAAACCAAAACAGATCTCCTGTTGGTTTGTGTTAGAAGTTACCATCTGCTATCTTGGTTTTGTGAAACCAGGAGAAacaatatttggaggagaaggtggaactGATGAGGAGTgatggatctgacctgctctgggcTCTGATTACTCAAGAAGACCTCAAACTGGAGAGTGAGACCACAaattcatttggaaaatattcacAGGTAATAAATGAAGGGACAAGTAGGATGATTTTCCGATCGACTTCAAAACAATCTCTGTTCTTATTTTAACCAGCGGAGTGAGGTTCGCCCTGATGGTCATTTTGGTGGATCTGTAATCTTAATAGTGCAGTGGTCTCAAAAGTTGTATATTGATGAAGTTCTGTTGTTGAGTAGATGTATTTGAAACAGTGAAACTCCTGATATGGCTCCTCTACGACGCCACTACTCATTATTCAGTAATAACCCTCAACTACTCTTCTGTGTCAGTCATGACCGTCaagtaaaaaaattatgtttattcacaaaaaagggaaatcaaGCTAATATGATTGCGTAAACCTGAGCGAATAGTAGTGGGGTTCACGAAGTTTGAAGTAAACGCAAAGCACACACCTGTCAAAGTTCATATTTCTGTCTAAAACCATTTTGCATCCGGGATTCAGTTTCAAGTCTATACAGTGACATGTCAGTGAAGATTACAGGAGTCGTGAAGGCAGGGCCTAAAATAGAGGGATGAGTCAGAGGAGAGGGGGCTCCATCAGTCAACCagtgttgctttttttattttttttgttcgtttgttttcaACACAAATTCCTTTCAGCGTGCgtttctgaatgtgtgtatttctaTTATTCTGCAACTATCTCACCAACTCTGCAACTACAACTGTGGCCTTTGGAGAGGAAATGTGTCTCGCTTATTCAAACATGTGTAAATAGATGTGCGCACCCTTAGAGGCAGCTAAAACGATGCACACTGAGAGTCTGTCACACAGCGCTGTGCATGTTGCTCTGtcttacaaaacacacacaaatgcagcctCACACAACAAATTGCATGTCTGAGTTGTTGCCAAATATTGATTAAGTCATTGCCTTTGAGAGGCGGCAGTGAGCTACGGCTCAGTATTGCTAGACCTTGGTTTGGCACGTCAGTGTTCAGTGAGGAACAGTGATTAAACCTGCCACTCTCCCCCAGGactcactgcacacacacatcaggacACAGATACAAGGTTTGTGATGGCCTTAGAAAGACCAccacactgtttgtgtgtgtttgagctgttTCAAACTGCTGAATCATCGGAATAACTACAGAGTGGGTCTTCAGTTATTCACAGTTGAAGTGATTTGTATGAGATTGTCTCACTTGgtaaatacaacaaaactttaaaacatgCATTGTGTACTAATGATTAATGATGTGTAATAAAGTGATAATCTATTCAAAATTATTTACTCCGTTACTAACGTTACTCCAGTTATCGTTAACTGACTTTATTAACAAGCTTCTTAACCATGTCTGATATTATTTCACTGCTGCAATCTCCGTTTTTCCGAACATAATTTATTCACATACTGTACAAGATGTGTCGAAAGCAAACCTTTTGGGTGGACCTTAAATATGGCAGCATCTATAAGTAATATGTGGACAGGAAATTCTACAGCTTCACTGATGTCATGGGATGTCATGTCCTGGCCAACAGGAGGCACCCGTCTCTATAACAACCAGGTGTTAAAGtgaaaggacacacacatacacacacacacacacaccaaaaaaaataataatttctcaTTGAAACCATTTTCTACAAAGAAGAAATAACTAACCCCCATTTTCTGTACTGAAAGCTCTGGCTTTGGAGAGATACTTACTCACTGCAGCAAAACATAAAGTTCAATCaagaaaaaccttttctttACTGCAGCAATACCAGCTCTTCACATAAGAACAAGACAATATGTCATGGACAGCTGTGTTTTGCTGACAACATGCTGGTGGAATTATGTCACAGTATAAGCACACAAAATAAGGGGGATACGCTACCATATGTATGACTGGCtgctggattttatttattgcatattGTGCAAAAATAAGAAAGGAATAAAGCCAACTATTCTGTTGTTCACTAACTGTATCATTCTTGAAATGGATCTAACACAGTGTGTATTTAACTGTATTAAGAAAAGCATTTGGTAAACCATCACTTTAAAAGCTCTAATTCAAATAATGGCCATTAAACCCCATCATACTCAATGAAACTGCAGCCCATTGGCAAATGAAGGAAAATCAGTCACTGCTCTAAGTCTggctctctctgtgtgtgacacacacacaatttttagATCTCATAAGAAAcctatgatgatgatgatgtgtcaAGAAGATAATCTCATCGCTCTGAAACAGGGACAATTCTGCACcacacaggacaggacaggacacgGTACCTCTCCATCATGGTGGCTGcctcctgctctcttttccGCCTCTTTCTCTCAGCAATGCCGCGGAAAGCCCTGCCGGGACGTCAAAGTGTTAAGTGGTTTGGTTCCAGCTGCACCTGACCTAATCCCCAAGAATTTTTGTCTGAACCCAAACTGACCCAAGAGGTACGAGAAGTTTTATGATGTAAATCAGAAATCACTTATGGCTTGGTCCTGAGACTTTCAGTTATGAGCTatagtttctgtttgttttgttcagtttttctgaTTAAAGGTCATGAAGCAGAGAGACTCTGACCACACTTAAGCCCTCTGGGTCTTTGTCGGGTTCGGGCATAAATGTGATGTCAGGTGAGAGGGGGAAACAGTATAGGGTCACGGTAGGATTCGGGATTGGTGAGCTTTGGTAGGCGGTAGCGTGGTTAGAGTTCACAGCACAGGGACGTTTCATCCACCACTGTGGATATTCTCATgtagtaaacacacacacacacacacacacacactagggCCACAAACTAGGTGTCTACAGGAAAAGAGAATGCTAAATAGCCTAGAAACTGCCCATGCTGCCCAGATATTGTCATTGAAATATACCATCAGGACACAGGTACTCACCCTCTAATTCTTGGTCCCATAACAGTCAACTGTCAGTGTCATGAGCATGAGTTTTAAAGCATTCTGTGTTACTATCTTGATGTTTATTATGTCTTATTGTGCCAGCATTTATGTTGGTCAGTGTGGGCGTGCCCTTCCCAAAGGGGACAGTAATGGCTCTGACAGGATGTCAGACATAATGAGAATCATCTGTGACAGTGCATGTCTGAAAAGAAGTTGTGTCCTGTCCATCACTTTCTCTTCCCGCTCCCtgaaacaatgaacatgttggAAGAAACTCTTCCTTTAGCCTGCCACACTTCCCGCCATCTGGACCTGGCAGAACCTCTGAGAGCTGAGAGcacatttcatcagtttttttccaccaaaatggAGTCTGTCTGCAAATTAAACCCTGGGCCTATTTGGTGATGTGCATAAAATAGTACATGAAAACCcgaaacaaaaatcacaaatttaaCTTGCAGCGTGTGATGCTGCCGATGGTTTAGCTGATGATATCGTTCAGAAACTCTATCTTCCATTTTCCTCCTTCCAAAACTGTAAATGGTCGCTGATGAGACAATCGATATTTATTTCATAAGAATTACTTGAAGTGCCCTGTGCCCTTCTTCTTATAATGGTAAAAGCAGCAGTCATGCTACATTTGTGAATATACATTGTTAGTTATACTATTCATGTGCTTCATCTGTGTCTAATTTCAGATTAAACAATAGAAAATGGCTTTTCCTGAAGCTATACTTTGCTTTTACCAGTATGCTTTTCATGGTGGTTGCATAAGATAACAGCTTTAGGCACATTAGGTTTGCAATAAGTCATGTATGTTCCACTGTGATTGTTTGTCATATAAAAGAAagcgtcttctttttttttttctttctttttttcttttttttttattagaggTGCCCCAATACTGCAGCACTTAACTCAGACCTATCACAAGACCTATCACAAATGTATAATATTCCTGTCCAATCTGTGAATTCAGTGTTGTCTCCATTTAATTCCTGCACTCTTGTTCCAGGCAGATTATTGACAGAACCGGTAACTTCAAACACTCAGTCCAGCAGACACTGAGGTTCAGGGGGTGAGGGACACAGCTGAATTGATAACACAAAGCCACACAAGGAAAAGGGTTGAAGACATGTTATCTAACTGACAgagcgaggaaaaaaaaaagaaaagagcaacgAGAAAGAACAGTGGGGGTGGTTCAAAGATTTACTCACGATATTCTACAGTCGTGGTTTGGAAAGCCGCCAcgaagagaggagaggaagaagagaagaccAAGAGAAAATGAAGTTAGAGCAACAGGGCTAGCAAGATACtccacacacatttcagagacTGGGTTATGTTCCAGTTCTCACCTTCAGGTGGAAAAAACATAACaagaagcaacaaaaaaaaaaaaaaaaaagaaattcctgACTTTTTACTCAATATGTACAATATAACAAGGACATACATCTCATAATGATATCCACATTAGTATCAATAActaaaaagaagaataatatgttcttacattttatataaaaatatactttgATAGTTGATGTCGAGGACTGTGCGCACATAAAAAGTTTCTTAAGTGTATTTATGGCCAAGAAAACTCCAACAAATCAGATTGGATCATACTAGAGATAGAAGACAGTGATCAATGATTTTAATCAAGGGCCAGTGTCAGCGCTGTATATCAGCCTGACCCTCACAGGGACAGACtgaaacagatggaaaaaagaaaccgGTGCTGACATATGGAGGGAGAAGAGGCAGCGTGGGTGAGACAAGAGAAACCACCATGGTGGCTGAGCTTTGATTGTTAGAGGGTCATAATTACAAGATGTGGGTGCTAGGTGATTATTTCCTCGTCATGAAGAGTGGAAgccacactgtgtgtgtgtattttgttctGTGTGTATCTTGCTCAATGCATATACTCTACTTTCCAGATTTGGCCAATTCTAAGATCATTGACTCATGACTCAAGATTAATGAACTCTTATACAAGAGAGCATTGATTTGAAAACTCTTAACCCTGCATCACCGCCtaaacaattttttaaaaagaaaacactcgattaaataaaatgatgtcCACCAACAGGACAGTATCAAGAAAGCAGGGGATCCATGTAACTAAGTATATCCCTACTGGTTGATGAGTTAACCTTTAGCATTTCACCAGCCAGTACTTGGATATTAATGTTCACCAAATGTTCTGCTTGGAGGCAGGGTGACTCTCCTGTGGGGCAGCACaggtgcagcagcaggaaggatcAAACAAGATGGATGGGTCAACACAGTGAAGCCAGCACACTTTTTATGTTGTGCCTTTTGCACCTGTGTTCACCACCATAGAAAGGTTCTGTTCAGTATCACCAGGTATGGAAGTCTTTCTAATTTCTGCCATATTTCTTAAATGATTGTGGAATACAAGATGGGAAAAGTAATGTGTATGAAAGCGTCAGAGGGAAGACTGGTCACTATCTTCTGAGCGCAGTATTGGTTTAGTAATGTAGAGAGTAGGAGTGAATGTCCATACTCACGCCTGCATGGTAGTGGTGGCTGTCTGAAAGCTGAACATATTTTCTTTGGGGAACCAGCTATTTGGCGTGTCctctgcaaacacagaaaaccgAAAGGGTATAAGCGTGataaaaaggatttttttttttttgtttttgttttgtcttgtagGCAATAAATAACAAGGCCATTGACAAAGCAGATGCATCTGCGATTCCTTCCTTTCATTCATATTAATTTACAAATCATCACATTTATGTTTACCTCTGTCATCATTAGATGGCCTCTCTTCACTGTACATCCTGTCCATTCTCTTGTGCTTCCCTCCATCACGTGGTGAGGTATCCTGGTCAAGGGAGCGCTGACTTTGGCATGGAGCTCGAATGCAGGCCACACAGTCCGGGGTGCAGTCGTCCCGCGACCCCCCACGCCTCACTCCCCAGTCTCGGATGTTACTGGTGTTCCCTGCGCTCTGCAGGGGCTGTGACGAAGTCGCTGGGCCTCCGTGGTGCTGGTGGGCATTGTGGTGGGTGTTGCTGCGGTGGTGGCTACCACGATGATGGCTACCGCGGGTGATAGAGGCAGCTGGCTGGCTGGTACAGGATGGGTTGTGGTTGGCAGTAACAGGGGTCTGGGACAGAGGCTGATCCCTGGAGCCCTTCAGCACCTCCAGCTCCAGGCTCTCCTCTGTACCACGGCCCCCCAGGGTCATCCCTCCTTCCCTGGTGATTGTGTATACTCTGGCTGGCTTCACTGCAACACTGCCCTCTGGACCTCTGGGACCTGGTGGGTCCTCTGCCGAGAGGCTGCGCTCAACAGAGAGCCGACGTTTGGAAGGCCCTGAAGATGCTGGAGCAGGGAGGGTGCTGACCAGAGGCTGGGGATGAGCACTGAGGTTGGATTGGCTGGACTGGCTGGGTTTCTCTACAggcaaacagcagctctgtggtggGAGATTGTTGTTGTGTAAGCGTCTAACGTCAGGAGATTCGCAATCTTGGCCAGGGAAGGTTTCGGACAACAAGTGATCTGAAGGTAGAGGGcgtgaaagagagagcaggtggaaagaaataattcacattCAAAGAAAGTGACAGAGAATGTTTTCTGTGTAATCTATGCAGCTCTTGTAAACAACTATCAGATAAATACCTgcaatataaatatgaatataaataataattaaactttCTTCTGAGTGTTTATACGGTTGGCAGCGTGGCAAACATTTACGAACCAGCAAAGCTTTCAGGAGGATGACAAGGAGAAGCTGAACTGTAGTTGATCCCAAAAAGAATAAGGCAAATGATAAAAGTGTGAATATGGATGAGCTGATGCAGGACATGAAGGCAGAAACAAAAGCTCCTCCAACGCCCACAGTCATTAAGAAGGACAATCCTTCGCATAGGTAAGCAGCTGCAAGGCCGCAGGTTTGTAAATAAGTGTTAGCTCACAGGAACAGGTGAGGCTTCCATACTCTGCGCAGTGGATATGTGAATAAGACTCATGATTGTTGCAGAGTGATATCAGTAATAAAGTGAGCAGCTTTACTAATATTGAGCAGACTTTGTTTGACTCAGTTGTACCGTGAATTTCATCTATGCATCTTTGCAAAATAGATTTGAGAAGCATTGCTTGCTTAGTGACACCAGCTACTACTATTACTGTTTCTGGAAAAATAATTGAATCATGAAAATTCTGTCAGACTAACAAGCTAACCAAGGTCTGCTCAGGATTGGCATTCAAATTCATCTTAGGGGATCTTTTAAGGGGTTTGTACACCAATGTGCCCTCTAATTAGCAGAtgcttgttttcatttgcagagAAATGCTACCTTACACAAATCTGATGAGAGTTGAGACTGATTTCGCTGTGAAACTGAACGGCTCTACATTTCAACTGACATTAATGCTGATAGTGAGGCAGGTACAACAACAACTAGTTAAATGCATTTTCCTGCAGAAACGCTGACATTAGCAGGTCACTTTGGGGATTTGGCAAAGTGGAAAATTTTATGTATTACAAAAAAATGCCTAAAAACAGATGCTTCTGTGATAGAACTGAttatattgaaatgttttcccCTACATGGGAAAAACATCATGTCCAATCAagccaaataaatgttttactgcAATGAAGTTGCAATGAAGCTGCAATGAAGACCTCGCCGGTGTAAGACCAGACTCCTGGGTGTTCACTGTTGATTGCTGAATAACAACTTAATGACCAGAGTGTGCGAGTCACCTGCTCCGTTGCGGTTCTCTGGATTGGTATTGGCCAGGTAGTCTCCAAATGCTCTGGCTGCTCTGTAGAGACACAACAAGAACAGCAATTAAACCTGATCTCTTCTAGTGACCCTGTTCACGGTTTCACAGGAACTTGGccacacaaacagtcagcaGCATTGTTGATTTCATTGTTAATGTCCTGAAACTATATTCTGTAACAGCCGTCTCTAGCCAAGGTAGCAAAGTGTTCTTATCTAGTGACTGCAGGACTGAGAAACAGCTTGGGAGACACAGCTTGCCTCCCCCTGCACAGCTGATAGGCCACACAGGGGACTGTGACATCACATGTGCCAGCTAAAATAAATGCAAGCACTTATACATGTGAGAGTGAGCAACTGCAGACCGTCTGTAGTTTATTAAAACATAATGGCCTCTTGACATGGAATGCAACATTGCTGCTGTCAGATATGAGCTTTTAGTGTTGCCAAAGAAATGTAATGATGTTGTCCTCATGCAAAAATTCATTCTCAGCATGTCTGCAATGCGTTGCAGAAAGTATTGTAGAGAACTGTAAAAAAAAGGACAGGGGGCAGCCTGGGATTTCTCTGATTAAACCAATCATTAAACTCTCACCTCTGAAATAGTTCGACACTGTTCTCTGTACCGTATGAAAAGTGAATTATATCTGGGTTTCATTCAATTCATACATACAGTTAATACAAGTCCCATTAAACGTATTTCGGTCTTAACCCATGTTCTTTGattgaaatgcacaaaaaggCTACAGGCATGAATCCATGGGAGTTTCAGGCAAGCGGTggaaagtgagtgagtgagagtgttCTATAGATTGAGATAAGATTCTTCAACTGTAGTATATATGCatctgcagctgaaacacagacactctTCATCATAAAAGATataggccacacacacacacacgcatgcatgcacacacacacacgcacacacacacacacactcaaaaacacCTATAGGGAACCAGTAAAGCCTATAATAACTTTCCTCCCACTCCCTACAATGTGGCATTCGTACCATCTGCAGACAAAGATACACAGACAGACTTACacatcctctgtgtgtgcagttgtaACAgcatgcagaaaaataaataggcaacgcacacacattaacacacaataTGTTTTCTACGTGCATGCAGGGCTAAATCTCAGGGGGGCTGCAGTAAAATGGAattgctgtgttgttgctgtacCCTATATGCTTTCCTGCTACGACactgtaaataattaaatatgagGTGGCACGTGCAGTCAGCAGCACTCCCtgtaaaaaaaaccctcccTGCTTGGTtgatagaggaggaggaagaggaggagggggcacgAAAAAGAAATCGCTGTCATCTCTGATATGTCAGCTTGACTCCTTAAACTCCTTCCAATAAAAATTCCATTTACGGCACTGAGAGAAGAGGGATGTGAAAACATATCTCATAtacatattcatatatatatatgtgtgtgtgtgtgtgtgtgtgtgtagaataCTGTAGGTTGAAAGGAAACTGgtcatttttatttgcagtttttgtatttattgaatttaacgCTTATGAGAAATGGTTAATCGTGATGTATCTGCCTCTGTATAGAGAATAATACAGAACCAACCCAGGCAAGCGTTTCAGTTCTGCCGATACAACAGACCAGCATTTTCTTGAACAGTTAAACATTTCGGTCCACATGGTATTTGATCTTCAATTCTGCTCCCTCATACAGCCTTTGTATTGTGAAACTATTGCATTGTGTTGGTCATTATCTGTTATTTGATTGTACCTATCACTACTGCTATAGCCTGCATGTCTTGAGATTTTCATTTGGGCtctgctgttttgcttttgcagtCAGAAGAAATCACGTTTGGAGGAGAGGGCAAAACGAAGAGGAGTGTGGGTCTGTACTCTGTTCCTATTAGGTGTTACAGTATAttaatcacacagtagccacgcccccaaaTCCATCCACAGCtttctggtctgttttcctGTAAGTGGGAGCATCTTTTAAAAAGTGAACATCATGAAGAATTAAAACTAATGGCTTAGACCTTAAACTcgttaggaaaacatttactgagctaataaatcaaatgagaaagaaggagattttccaatagacttcaacacaacacgGCTTCTTACAAAATcgaatcagatttatttatatagtgccaaatcataacaaagttacatcgaggcactacatgtagagcaggtctagaccaaactcgttctaaaaatatttaaagagacccaacagatcccatgaacggtagagagagagagagagacacacggGGGAGGAAAcgttgggtagagtagggagacATGAGAGCGGGATGACGGGATAGTCAATACAGGTGCAGCAGGAACACATGATGCTGCgtgaagttcatagaaatatgggagcagcagtaGAGCGGAGTCGCTCCCTGATGGTCACCTGTCCGCGGtgtgccccgccctcacccataactttggctgggattggctccagcaccccccacggAAAAGtgggagaagatggatggatggatggatgaagccATTATTAATAGTACTGGTTGCAGTGTTCACTGTAAGCAGAGACATCACTAAAAGGACAGGGATACATCACACCATCAAGCTGTGCCTCATTTTGCTTTGGTC
The nucleotide sequence above comes from Echeneis naucrates chromosome 9, fEcheNa1.1, whole genome shotgun sequence. Encoded proteins:
- the nsmfb gene encoding NMDA receptor synaptonuclear signaling and neuronal migration factor; its protein translation is MGTAVSKRKNLRSDAISSVAAKVRAARAFGDYLANTNPENRNGADHLLSETFPGQDCESPDVRRLHNNNLPPQSCCLPVEKPSQSSQSNLSAHPQPLVSTLPAPASSGPSKRRLSVERSLSAEDPPGPRGPEGSVAVKPARVYTITREGGMTLGGRGTEESLELEVLKGSRDQPLSQTPVTANHNPSCTSQPAASITRGSHHRGSHHRSNTHHNAHQHHGGPATSSQPLQSAGNTSNIRDWGVRRGGSRDDCTPDCVACIRAPCQSQRSLDQDTSPRDGGKHKRMDRMYSEERPSNDDREDTPNSWFPKENMFSFQTATTTMQAISAFRGIAERKRRKREQEAATMMERNFRKHLRMVGSRRMKAQTFAERRAKSFSRSWSDPTPVKPDSLHDSRDSGELHTSSGNLDEGLDEDADWEEEREMERVACEGEDFIPPKIMLISSKVPKAEYVPNIIRRDDPSIIPILYDHERATFDDILDEIEKKLTAYRKGCKIWNMLIFCQGGPGHLYLLKNKVATFAKVEKEEDMIQFWRRLSRLMSKLNPEPNLIHIMGCYVLGSANGEKLIQTLKRLMRPSTVEFKSPLELSAQGKEMIEMYFDFRLFRLWKSRQHSKLLDYDDLL